The Lepidochelys kempii isolate rLepKem1 chromosome 25, rLepKem1.hap2, whole genome shotgun sequence genome contains a region encoding:
- the LOC140903188 gene encoding uncharacterized protein isoform X1 yields the protein MAECAGEIVYQKEGHQNADCTASDDCALIRSYDRAVRSCKDTLGAGDKDQASKSSESSASSGAESEGDVEEEEEEEEGSQWKVGDTCCAVWSGDGLLYPAHIVSLSEEGDACVVEYELYGNREEQRLRDLFPPDESPDDSLEPRRMWKAGDACSAIWSEDGLLYPATVRSVDATAGTCLVEFVGYGNKEQQVLEELLSPCGAVDGDLGSWRAEADAPGVPRGCSPSFPREPPHSWRRPSTKGEWAHYFPPPPKSGSWWPGPLLPFGPRPRRSACPPVVPPPPPLLLDPLCAEDDEGGALACMLLAWYMSGYHTGFYMGLRQGRAEAAVPPAKQGPRWKKSSPRS from the exons AATGCCGACTGCACAGCGTCCGATGACTGCGCTCTGATCCGCTCCTACGACCGAGCCGTCCGCTCCTGTAAG GACACCCTGGGAGCTGGCGACAAGGACCAGGCATCCAAGAGCTCTGAGTCTTCAGCCTCCAGCGGGGCCGAGAGTGAAGGagatgtggaggaggaggaggaagaggaggaaggctCCCAG TGGAAGGTGGGTGACACGTGCTGCGCCGTCTGGTCCGGAGACGGGCTTCTCTACCCGGCTCACATCGTCTCCCTGAGCGAGGAGGGGGACGCCTGCGTGGTGGAGTACGAGCTCTACGGCAATCGGGAGGAGCAGAGGCTGCGGGACCTCTTCCCCCCCGACGAGAGCCCAGACGACTCGCTGGAGCCCCGGAGAATG TGGAAGGCGGGCGATGCCTGCAGCGCCATCTGGTCGGAGGACGGGCTGCTCTACCCGGCCACTGTGCGGTCGGTGGACGCCACGGCGGGGACGTGCCTGGTGGAGTTTGTCGGCTACGGGAACAAGGAAcagcaagtgctggaggagctgctgtcCCCGTGCGGGGCCGTGGATGGGGACCTGGGCAGCTGGAGG GCTGAAGCGGACGCCCCTGGAGTGCCCAGGGGATGCAGCCCCAGCTTCCCCCGCGAGCCGCCCCACAGCTGGAGGAGGCCGAGCACGAAAGGGGAGTGGGCGCATTACTTCCCCCCGCCGCCCAAG AGCGGCTCCTGGTGGCCTGGTCCCTTGCTGCCCTTCGGCCCCCGGCCCCGCAGATCCGCCTGCCCCCCG gtcgtccctccccctccaccgCTGCTTCTGGACCCGCTGTGCGCGGAGGACGATGAGGGGGGTGCCCTGGCCTGCATGCTCCTGGCCTGGTACATGAGTGGGTACCACACTGGCTTCTACATG GGACTCAGACAAGGCCGGGCGGAGGCGGCAGTCCCCCCTGCAAAGCAGGGACCACGGTGGAAGAAGTCGTCCCCGCGCAGTTAG
- the LOC140903188 gene encoding uncharacterized protein isoform X2, with amino-acid sequence MAECAGEIVYQKEGHQNADCTASDDCALIRSYDRAVRSCKDTLGAGDKDQASKSSESSASSGAESEGDVEEEEEEEEGSQWKVGDTCCAVWSGDGLLYPAHIVSLSEEGDACVVEYELYGNREEQRLRDLFPPDESPDDSLEPRRMWKAGDACSAIWSEDGLLYPATVRSVDATAGTCLVEFVGYGNKEQQVLEELLSPCGAVDGDLGSWRAEADAPGVPRGCSPSFPREPPHSWRRPSTKGEWAHYFPPPPKSGSWWPGPLLPFGPRPRRSACPPVVPPPPPLLLDPLCAEDDEGGALACMLLAWYMSGYHTGFYMGLRQGRAEAAVPPAKQGPRWKKSSPRTGSGSLLRPGRLETAAPSARGFHAGAGAHA; translated from the exons AATGCCGACTGCACAGCGTCCGATGACTGCGCTCTGATCCGCTCCTACGACCGAGCCGTCCGCTCCTGTAAG GACACCCTGGGAGCTGGCGACAAGGACCAGGCATCCAAGAGCTCTGAGTCTTCAGCCTCCAGCGGGGCCGAGAGTGAAGGagatgtggaggaggaggaggaagaggaggaaggctCCCAG TGGAAGGTGGGTGACACGTGCTGCGCCGTCTGGTCCGGAGACGGGCTTCTCTACCCGGCTCACATCGTCTCCCTGAGCGAGGAGGGGGACGCCTGCGTGGTGGAGTACGAGCTCTACGGCAATCGGGAGGAGCAGAGGCTGCGGGACCTCTTCCCCCCCGACGAGAGCCCAGACGACTCGCTGGAGCCCCGGAGAATG TGGAAGGCGGGCGATGCCTGCAGCGCCATCTGGTCGGAGGACGGGCTGCTCTACCCGGCCACTGTGCGGTCGGTGGACGCCACGGCGGGGACGTGCCTGGTGGAGTTTGTCGGCTACGGGAACAAGGAAcagcaagtgctggaggagctgctgtcCCCGTGCGGGGCCGTGGATGGGGACCTGGGCAGCTGGAGG GCTGAAGCGGACGCCCCTGGAGTGCCCAGGGGATGCAGCCCCAGCTTCCCCCGCGAGCCGCCCCACAGCTGGAGGAGGCCGAGCACGAAAGGGGAGTGGGCGCATTACTTCCCCCCGCCGCCCAAG AGCGGCTCCTGGTGGCCTGGTCCCTTGCTGCCCTTCGGCCCCCGGCCCCGCAGATCCGCCTGCCCCCCG gtcgtccctccccctccaccgCTGCTTCTGGACCCGCTGTGCGCGGAGGACGATGAGGGGGGTGCCCTGGCCTGCATGCTCCTGGCCTGGTACATGAGTGGGTACCACACTGGCTTCTACATG GGACTCAGACAAGGCCGGGCGGAGGCGGCAGTCCCCCCTGCAAAGCAGGGACCACGGTGGAAGAAGTCGTCCCCGCGCA CTGGGTCTGGCTCCTTGCTccgccctggcaggctggagacagCGGCACCGTCGGCCAGAGGTTTCCATGCTGGTGCCGGTGCTCATGCTTAG